In the genome of Magnolia sinica isolate HGM2019 chromosome 2, MsV1, whole genome shotgun sequence, one region contains:
- the LOC131237793 gene encoding uncharacterized protein LOC131237793, whose protein sequence is MPPALAISLLSLLILVAPTSARHIITIQSPNLFPESFKWDPSSHRFILASTRHASIHSVSDSGLIQPFISDPDLPPNVTILGITIDTVHRRLLAAIHAVEPFPPFDALAAYDLSRPPHHPRIFLTPLPDPTNPDRPIANDVAVDPSGNAYVTNSASNFIWKVDIDGRDSIFSNSSIFRDQHVYADKPGNWCGLNGITYVSGGYFLAVQSNTGKMYKINGEDGAAQLLRLPKDLTGADGIAIMSDRSAVVVAHHTAWFLKSKDGWGEAEVYDEIALDVEKFPTAVTVREGEKAYVLYGHMDEGMLGNVERMEFSIEEIDSGGERGDKVWVFVLIGLGLAYFMFWRYQMGQLVKNMNKKRA, encoded by the coding sequence ATGCCACCGGCCCTTGCAATCTCGCTGCTGTCCCTCCTGATCCTAGTGGCCCCCACCTCAGCCCGCCACATCATCACCATCCAATCCCCCAACCTCTTCCCCGAGAgcttcaagtgggacccatcctCCCACCGCTTCATCCTTGCCTCCACGCGCCACGCCTCCATCCATTCCGTCTCCGACTCTGGCCTCATCCAGCCGTTCATCTCCGACCCCGACCTCCCCCCCAACGTCACCATTCTCGGCATCACGATCGACACCGTCCATCGCCGTCTCCTCGCCGCGATCCACGCCGTCGAACCCTTCCCCCCATTCGACGCTCTAGCCGCCTACGATCTCAGCCGTCCACCCCACCACCCCCGTATCTTCCTCACTCCTCTCCCCGACCCCACCAACCCCGACCGTCCGATTGCCAACGACGTTGCTGTCGACCCCTCCGGCAACGCCTACGTCACCAACTCCGCCAGCAACTTCATCTGGAAGGTCGACATCGACGGCCGAGATTCGATCTTCTCCAACTCGTCCATCTTCCGAGATCAGCACGTGTACGCAGATAAGCCCGGCAACTGGTGCGGCCTCAACGGCATCACCTACGTCAGCGGAGGCTACTTCCTGGCCGTCCAATCCAACACCGGAAAAATGTACAAGATCAACGGCGAGGATGGCGCGGCCCAGCTGCTCCGCCTGCCAAAGGATCTGACGGGGGCGGACGGGATCGCGATCATGAGCGACAGATCCGCGGTGGTGGTGGCCCACCACACGGCGTGGTTCCTGAAGAGCAAGGACGGGTGGGGAGAGGCGGAGGTTTATGACGAAATTGCCCTTGATGTTGAGAAGTTCCCAACTGCAGTGACGGTGAGGGAGGGGGAAAAGGCATATGTGTTATATGGGCATATGGACGAGGGCATGTTGGGAAATGTGGAGAGGATGGAGTTTAGCATCGAGGAGATCGATTCGGGGGGAGAGAGAGGAGACAAGGTTTGGGTTTTTGTGTTGATTGGTCTGGGATTGGCTTATTTCATGTTTTGGAGATATCAGATGGGGCAGCTTGTTAAAAACATGAATAAAAAGAGGGCCTGA